From the genome of Candidatus Eremiobacteraceae bacterium:
CATAATACAGCGTGTCGGACGTTTCGAGAAACTCTCCGAGCCGTTTACCGAGCTCTTCGATCGGATAGGCCGCGTCCACGTGGAAGTCGCGCACGGCGCCTTCAGGGCCGGCCCGGCGGCCATCCCACGTCTCTCGCTCACGATTGCGCGGGCGCACGAACAATATCGACTTTTCCGTCTTGTGTCCGGGCGCGAGCACGAGAACCGATTCCGGTTCTTCAAAGCCCGTGAGATAGTAAAGATCCGAATCTTGCCGGAAGTCGAAATCCCCATCGTTTGAACGGTATGCGGCCGGAGAGCTCGGGAAAACGGCGACGGCGTCACCCATCTTGTCGACAAAGGTCCTGCGGCGGCGATCGAATTCAGTCATGCGCCCCGGTTCGATGCCCATGCCTGCGACCACTTCTGTCGCAATCACGAAGGGGGGACGGCGTCCGAAGTCGCCTAAAACCCCGCTCTCGTGAATTCGAAACATCTATTCGGCTCTAAGGGCCAGTTCGTCGCTTTCGTCGATCGTTGGAATGTCTTCGCGGCAAACGGCGCTTATGTCGGTTTTCTCAGGGATTCGCGCGTTTTCAGCGCCGAGGGCGCTTACGTGGGCACTATCTGCGGTGATCGCCTGCTGCGCGAGACGGCGGCTCCGAAGCACAAGCCAGACCATAGGCCGCTCAAGCCGCACGCGACTCCGAAGTTACCGGTCGACCCATTTGGACGTTCGCCCGTACCGCTTCCGTCCGGATTCGCGGACCTGCGGCTGTGAGCCGTGACGGGCGGTTGCTGCTTCAGTAAGAGGTCGCGCGTCGCAAGTAGCGGACAGTGTTGCGGATGTGGTCGCCGTCTCCGGCATCCGGCATGCGCGCAAGGTACGCTTCCAGATCCGAGATCGCGCTTTCGTATCTGTGCAGTCGCGCTAGAATGATTCCTCGATCGCGAAGCTCCGCGGGGTCGTCCGGATCGATGACGAGCTGAAGTTGGATCGCCGCCAGAGCCGCGACGTAATTCTTCTCGTTCGAGAGCGCGTTCTTCAGGTTCAGGACTAATCGCTTGAGGATCGCGCGCGGTTCGACGCTGTCGAGAAAATCATCGCGCCACGTCAGCTTGCCGCCGTAGACCCGCTCGACGAGCGCGCGGCAATCCGACTCGTCGATGACCGCGCCGCCGTGGAACGGATCGATGAATAGCCGGCTTGTGGGATCGGGAAAGCGGACCACGAAATGTGCCGGCAGTCCGACGCCCTCCAGCCGAAGGCCGATCCGCCGCGCCGTTTCCATGAGCACGATCGAAAGCGTGATCGGAATGCCCGTGCGGTCTGCGATCACGTGCGCGAGTAGACTGTTGTTCGAAGCGCCATATTCCAAGACGTTCCCGTGAAAGCCGCCCAGCGAGAAGATCGAATCGATCAGCGCGGAGGTCTGCGCATAGGGTTCGCTGGATCGATAGGCGATGGCCGCCGCGCGCTCGGCAAGCTCGTCGAGAACGGTCGCGCATGCCTCGATGTCGGTTTGAGGATCGATCGCCGCGCTCACGAGCAGACATGCGCGATCGAGCGGAAACGCGCCGGCATCGCGATCGCTTTTCGCGAGCAGATCTGCGAACGCCACAGACGCGTTCAGTGCTTCCATATGGCGTGCGTTCTTTGGCACGTCCCGCTCAACCTCGATTTTTGGGCCGTTCGTCCTGCGCTACTTCGGCACGCGCCTACGCTAAGAGGTCAGGCGACTCACGAAGCTAAGGTCCCTTTTCGTTAAAGTTAACGTACAATCGGCTCGGAAAACCGTCAATGCATGATGTTGCGACGGCCGCTGTGCCGGACGGAACATATACATGCGGGCGACACCCGGAAATGGCGATGGCCACGGCGAGGCTTTAGCAGACGTCGAGGCTGGTCTATTGAAACTGATCCACGTCGCAACGCGAGCGAACGACGAGGCGGGCATCTTGCGCGTCGCAGTCGAGGGAGTCGCCGCTTTATTTCACGTGACGTGCGCGACGATCATCAAACCGACGTCAGGCGGGAACCTTCGGATCATCGCTTGCGCCGGCGAGCGGCAGCTTCCCGCAGATGCCGTAGACTCGGATTGGCCGGAACTCACAACCGACCCAATGGTGCGCAGCGCCATCGAAGGTTCGTCGGTGGTCGTGGAACGCGAACCCGCCTTCGGCAGCCCGGATGCACTCCTTCGGCTGCTCGCGGGATGGGAATCGGTGCATAGCGCCGCCGCGATTCCGCTGATGGCCGGAGCCGATGCGCTGGGCGCACTCGCGCTGTACAGCGACGATCCAAAAGCTTTCGATCCCCGCCAGACCGACGCGCTGCTTTGGT
Proteins encoded in this window:
- a CDS encoding aminopeptidase P N-terminal domain-containing protein, with product MIATEVVAGMGIEPGRMTEFDRRRRTFVDKMGDAVAVFPSSPAAYRSNDGDFDFRQDSDLYYLTGFEEPESVLVLAPGHKTEKSILFVRPRNRERETWDGRRAGPEGAVRDFHVDAAYPIEELGKRLGEFLETSDTLYY
- a CDS encoding tetratricopeptide repeat protein, producing the protein MEALNASVAFADLLAKSDRDAGAFPLDRACLLVSAAIDPQTDIEACATVLDELAERAAAIAYRSSEPYAQTSALIDSIFSLGGFHGNVLEYGASNNSLLAHVIADRTGIPITLSIVLMETARRIGLRLEGVGLPAHFVVRFPDPTSRLFIDPFHGGAVIDESDCRALVERVYGGKLTWRDDFLDSVEPRAILKRLVLNLKNALSNEKNYVAALAAIQLQLVIDPDDPAELRDRGIILARLHRYESAISDLEAYLARMPDAGDGDHIRNTVRYLRRATSY